In Hydrocarboniclastica marina, the following are encoded in one genomic region:
- a CDS encoding ParM/StbA family protein, translating into MPYGMGIDIGYSGLKLKMGELGGSFLEATTLVRPVGAAPVAHCIDAGNDLDDDRMPVQIDGEEWFACIDPSSIMKDQRELNYDYAQTNQYRAVFLAALMMAERDVIDVLVTGLPVSQAKDPAVVSALTQQMEGEHKVSNKRTVTVKKVVVRPQPSAAFVRMVYEHADNSSMAKMIKVGQTVVVDPGFFSVDWVTLKNGGLIRESSGTSIRAMYRVIDQAAQMLRAEYGAGANVKKSIESALRKGESEILANGTFVEFKPFLEKAAAEVSRLALSDMKTDMALQDNVADILVLTGGGADLYKEAAKEIFPGCKHIVTFENPVTAIAEGYWLTAQGYAAKNLQAA; encoded by the coding sequence ATGCCATACGGTATGGGAATCGATATCGGGTACAGCGGTTTGAAACTGAAAATGGGTGAGCTAGGGGGGAGCTTCCTTGAGGCGACTACGTTGGTTCGCCCAGTTGGGGCTGCTCCCGTCGCTCATTGCATCGACGCCGGCAATGATCTCGATGATGACCGGATGCCGGTACAGATCGACGGGGAAGAGTGGTTCGCATGCATTGACCCTTCTTCAATAATGAAGGATCAGCGTGAGCTGAACTATGACTACGCCCAGACGAACCAGTACAGGGCAGTTTTTCTGGCCGCATTGATGATGGCAGAGCGCGACGTCATAGATGTGCTGGTAACAGGCCTGCCTGTCTCTCAAGCCAAAGACCCTGCCGTCGTCAGTGCCCTCACACAACAGATGGAGGGAGAACACAAAGTCAGCAACAAACGCACAGTGACTGTGAAAAAGGTTGTTGTTCGGCCGCAGCCAAGCGCTGCGTTCGTAAGAATGGTTTACGAGCATGCGGATAACTCAAGCATGGCGAAGATGATCAAGGTCGGCCAGACCGTCGTGGTCGATCCCGGTTTCTTCTCTGTAGATTGGGTAACTCTCAAAAATGGTGGTTTGATCCGCGAGTCATCCGGAACTTCTATTCGAGCAATGTATCGGGTCATCGACCAGGCAGCTCAGATGCTTCGTGCTGAGTACGGTGCCGGCGCAAACGTGAAGAAGAGTATCGAGAGTGCCCTTAGAAAAGGGGAGAGCGAAATATTGGCCAACGGAACCTTTGTCGAGTTCAAACCATTCTTGGAGAAGGCCGCGGCGGAGGTCTCCCGGTTAGCTCTCTCGGACATGAAGACCGATATGGCACTGCAGGACAACGTCGCAGACATCCTGGTCCTTACAGGCGGCGGGGCCGATCTATATAAGGAGGCCGCGAAAGAGATATTCCCCGGCTGCAAACATATCGTCACTTTCGAAAACCCAGTCACGGCGATCGCCGAGGGTTACTGGCTCACGGCTCAAGGATACGCCGCTAAGAACCTTCAAGCCGCTTAG
- a CDS encoding lytic transglycosylase domain-containing protein — translation MTSSIYCRAWIRFTFILTALFANTVAQAEPYLSLGGTVYESAAVNAEIDPYLLYALTLVESGKATGDGNVIPWPYVIRAKDARIYASDEAEYRAAWKLFSLKYGDRIDVGPAQVNVYWQATRAKKVTSPDELLDYETNLNVAAEVLKEAIDSTDNLALGIGRYHSWGDQERALLFGKRVLAVHQNLVAQTGAIPATNLKPLE, via the coding sequence GTGACATCGTCAATTTATTGTCGTGCTTGGATTCGATTTACATTCATTTTAACGGCATTATTCGCGAATACGGTCGCGCAAGCTGAGCCGTATCTCAGTCTTGGGGGGACTGTCTACGAAAGTGCTGCAGTTAATGCCGAGATCGATCCCTACCTTTTATATGCTCTGACTCTAGTCGAGTCGGGCAAAGCCACCGGAGACGGAAACGTTATCCCCTGGCCTTATGTAATCAGAGCTAAGGATGCACGTATCTACGCCTCAGACGAGGCTGAGTACCGGGCCGCCTGGAAACTCTTCTCTTTGAAATATGGTGACAGAATTGACGTTGGGCCTGCACAGGTCAACGTCTATTGGCAGGCGACCCGAGCAAAAAAGGTTACCTCGCCAGATGAGTTGCTCGACTACGAGACCAATCTCAACGTCGCTGCTGAAGTACTCAAAGAAGCAATTGACTCAACTGACAATCTTGCCCTGGGAATAGGTCGCTATCACTCATGGGGTGACCAAGAAAGGGCTTTGTTATTTGGAAAAAGGGTTTTGGCCGTCCACCAGAACCTCGTAGCACAAACGGGTGCCATCCCGGCTACAAACCTTAAACCTCTTGAGTAA
- a CDS encoding FlhC family transcriptional regulator, which yields MKQNRKTRGIQDAVSRIYARYLYLLGFRTSVVTDATGLSESQARNLKKELKEEGIVVKDQPGPGSMADGLVNSRSGYLQASILMNIYRSLNPNAERNLDLESVIEAYSIYLKEIGAIFRNSIDYDLSAEGFERFTIQQAYSLAAALRSNDIDYSASMRECPDCKTYFYFTTRQTVVDDCPFCNWRVRSISSGTANQNAALP from the coding sequence ATGAAGCAAAATCGCAAAACTCGGGGCATCCAGGATGCCGTATCTAGGATTTACGCCCGGTATCTCTATCTTTTGGGTTTCAGGACCAGCGTCGTTACTGATGCAACTGGTCTCAGTGAAAGCCAAGCCCGGAATCTAAAAAAAGAGCTCAAGGAAGAAGGCATAGTGGTCAAGGACCAGCCTGGCCCTGGTTCTATGGCTGATGGGTTGGTGAATAGCCGATCTGGCTATCTGCAAGCGTCGATCCTCATGAACATCTACCGATCGCTCAATCCCAATGCCGAACGCAACCTTGACCTTGAAAGCGTCATCGAGGCCTATTCCATCTACCTGAAAGAAATCGGCGCTATCTTCCGCAACTCCATAGATTACGATCTGTCAGCTGAAGGGTTCGAACGGTTCACGATTCAACAGGCTTATTCACTGGCCGCAGCGCTTCGAAGTAATGACATCGATTACTCAGCCTCTATGCGGGAATGCCCGGACTGTAAGACCTACTTTTATTTCACGACACGCCAGACTGTTGTCGACGATTGCCCTTTCTGTAACTGGCGCGTACGGAGCATATCCTCAGGAACAGCCAACCAAAATGCAGCGTTGCCATAG
- the mobI gene encoding conjugative transfer protein MobI(A/C) has translation MAGYDDRWFATQDQILEAQEELIAEEAQDMVDNFWSQIKARKSQNQSEGRIGCRVVHRKGGKIQIIWYEKRWSGPSGAKKLFSVAIARGKRNKYPRQKFSRFTSWEQELAVMFEEDFAHLRAASGAISQQRQSMKKMMIAFRSLGYTDGTHFLDVEEEEEMDDG, from the coding sequence ATGGCTGGCTATGACGATAGATGGTTTGCGACCCAAGATCAGATACTCGAAGCGCAGGAAGAGCTGATCGCAGAGGAAGCACAAGACATGGTCGATAACTTCTGGAGCCAGATAAAGGCCCGGAAGAGTCAGAATCAAAGCGAGGGGCGGATTGGATGTCGGGTGGTCCACCGTAAGGGAGGAAAAATCCAGATTATTTGGTACGAAAAAAGGTGGAGCGGACCCAGTGGCGCCAAAAAGCTATTCAGTGTTGCGATAGCACGAGGCAAACGGAATAAATATCCTCGACAGAAATTCTCAAGGTTCACCAGCTGGGAGCAGGAACTGGCCGTTATGTTCGAAGAGGATTTTGCCCACCTTAGAGCCGCATCCGGTGCAATCAGTCAGCAACGCCAATCCATGAAAAAGATGATGATAGCTTTCAGGTCCCTGGGCTACACAGACGGAACACACTTTCTTGATGTGGAAGAAGAGGAAGAAATGGACGATGGATAG